The Triticum aestivum cultivar Chinese Spring chromosome 7B, IWGSC CS RefSeq v2.1, whole genome shotgun sequence genome window below encodes:
- the LOC123155742 gene encoding putative F-box/LRR-repeat protein At5g54820 isoform X1, which produces MYAVICHVDPRCNGCFSLLVDQKQPMEETAAAAGKLTRLEHHHGAADPPSFRMEDLPAEVQPVIMSLLPLKEAVRTSIVSRSWRMLWTFHCDLCFDGPTPNDLDSDTDDEFAGQDTTKMKRAKFIETVNSVIQQHSGIGINKFSVRCGMHKEYTDHLDRWIGFATSSKAKIIHFNLKKIYQPFEFHHFPLEALDSQGCSFVQSLFLASVSIKPNSGISGFTILTRLVLEFVKILGDFPGLLAKCSGLEDLEIIGCYGVHNLIVPHKLDKLQHLLIAGMDIQMVEFHATDLAHFEYKGRVIPIVLNGCSKIEKATMKFNGTKALAHAFTAVPSILPVKALHLQAFISKYAQLQKLPTRQQGMFLHSRHMTCQLIVNSNDPNGDNGVLQLANCLDVAPGLESLHLHFDYKLPMEMMCKMSSGCSSGEVADMRRHDHLKTVFMSGFRCYKAQIELAFCILGNASVLEQLIIEPRIRDTVWRSGDFSAWNTGLKETLPWICEWAQLTSKRFGKVINVLGAPLHTMEASLAGQDTGSLQHHH; this is translated from the exons ATGTATGCAGTGATATGTCATGTAGATCCACGTTGTAATGGTTGTTTTTCACTACTAGTAGATCAGAAG CAGCCCATGGAAGAGACAGCGGCGGCAGCGGGCAAGCTCACCAGGCTGGAGCACCACCACGGCGCCGCCGACCCGCCGTCCTTCCGGATGGAGGACCTTCCCGCG GAGGTTCAACCTGTTATAATGTCACTGCTGCCACTGAAAGAGGCCGTGAGGACAAGCATTGTTTCAAGGAGTTGGAGAATGCTCTGGACATTCCACTGTGATCTATGTTTTGATGGTCCCACTCCCAATGATCTGGATTCTGACACCGATGACGAGTTCGCTGGTCAGGATACTACCAAAATGAAACGAGCAAAGTTCATTGAGACTGTAAATTCTGTTATTCAACAGCATAGTGGGATAGGAATCAATAAGTTCAGCGTCAGGTGCGGCATGCACAAAGAGTACACTGATCATCTTGACAGGTGGATTGGGTTTGCCACTTCATCAAAGGCAAagataatacattttaatctaaagAAAATTTATCAGCCATTCGAATTTCACCACTTCCCTCTTGAGGCCTTAGATTCACAAGGTTGCTCATTTGTGCAGTCCTTATTTCTCGCCAGTGTTTCTATAAAGCCAAACTCAGGAATATCTGGCTTTACAATACTCACAAGGCTTGTTCTGGAATTTGTTAAGATATTAGGAGATTTTCCAGGCTTGCTAGCAAAATGTTCAGGACTTGAGGACTTAGAGATCATCGGGTGCTATGGTGTGCACAACTTAATCGTACCACACAAACTCGATAAACTTCAACATTTGCTGATTGCCGGAATGGACATCCAGATGGTTGAGTTTCATGCTACTGATCTTGCTCATTTTGAGTACAAAGGGCGAGTGATCCCTATAGTGCTTAATGGTTGCTCGAAAATAGAGAAGGCAACAATGAAGTTTAATGGCACTAAAGCACTGGCACATGCATTCACTGCAGTTCCAAGCATTTTGCCAGTGAAGGCGTTACATCTGCAAGCTTTCATATCAAAATATGCACAG TTGCAGAAGCTGCCAACAAGACAACAGGGAATGTTTTTGCATTCGAGGCATATGACTTGTCAATTAATTGTCAACTCTAACGACCCAAATGGTGATAATGGAGTTCTTCAACTGGCCAATTGTTTGGATGTTGCACCCGGACTGGAGTCATTGCACTTGCAT TTTGACTACAAGCTTCCAATGGAGATGATGTGTAAGATGTCCAGTGGTTGCtccagcggtgaggtggcggatatGCGCCGCCATGATCATCTCAAGACGGTCTTCATGAGCGGGTTTCGTTGTTACAAGGCTCAGATTGAGCTGGCATTCTGTATCTTGGGAAATGCTTCTGTTCTTGAGCAGCTGATAATAGAACCAAGGATCAGAGACACAGTATGGCGGTCAGGTGATTTTTCTGCGTGGAATACCGGCCTCAAAGAAACTTTACCGTGGATCTGTGAGTGGGCACAGCTCACCTCGAAGCGCTTTGGTAAGGTGATCAACGTCTTAGGTGCCCCCCTTCACA CGATGGAGGCTTCTTTGGCCGGGCAAGACACAGGGTCTCTTCAGCACCATCATTAG
- the LOC123155742 gene encoding putative F-box/LRR-repeat protein At5g54820 isoform X2, giving the protein MYAVICHVDPRCNGCFSLLVDQKPMEETAAAAGKLTRLEHHHGAADPPSFRMEDLPAEVQPVIMSLLPLKEAVRTSIVSRSWRMLWTFHCDLCFDGPTPNDLDSDTDDEFAGQDTTKMKRAKFIETVNSVIQQHSGIGINKFSVRCGMHKEYTDHLDRWIGFATSSKAKIIHFNLKKIYQPFEFHHFPLEALDSQGCSFVQSLFLASVSIKPNSGISGFTILTRLVLEFVKILGDFPGLLAKCSGLEDLEIIGCYGVHNLIVPHKLDKLQHLLIAGMDIQMVEFHATDLAHFEYKGRVIPIVLNGCSKIEKATMKFNGTKALAHAFTAVPSILPVKALHLQAFISKYAQLQKLPTRQQGMFLHSRHMTCQLIVNSNDPNGDNGVLQLANCLDVAPGLESLHLHFDYKLPMEMMCKMSSGCSSGEVADMRRHDHLKTVFMSGFRCYKAQIELAFCILGNASVLEQLIIEPRIRDTVWRSGDFSAWNTGLKETLPWICEWAQLTSKRFGKVINVLGAPLHTMEASLAGQDTGSLQHHH; this is encoded by the exons ATGTATGCAGTGATATGTCATGTAGATCCACGTTGTAATGGTTGTTTTTCACTACTAGTAGATCAGAAG CCCATGGAAGAGACAGCGGCGGCAGCGGGCAAGCTCACCAGGCTGGAGCACCACCACGGCGCCGCCGACCCGCCGTCCTTCCGGATGGAGGACCTTCCCGCG GAGGTTCAACCTGTTATAATGTCACTGCTGCCACTGAAAGAGGCCGTGAGGACAAGCATTGTTTCAAGGAGTTGGAGAATGCTCTGGACATTCCACTGTGATCTATGTTTTGATGGTCCCACTCCCAATGATCTGGATTCTGACACCGATGACGAGTTCGCTGGTCAGGATACTACCAAAATGAAACGAGCAAAGTTCATTGAGACTGTAAATTCTGTTATTCAACAGCATAGTGGGATAGGAATCAATAAGTTCAGCGTCAGGTGCGGCATGCACAAAGAGTACACTGATCATCTTGACAGGTGGATTGGGTTTGCCACTTCATCAAAGGCAAagataatacattttaatctaaagAAAATTTATCAGCCATTCGAATTTCACCACTTCCCTCTTGAGGCCTTAGATTCACAAGGTTGCTCATTTGTGCAGTCCTTATTTCTCGCCAGTGTTTCTATAAAGCCAAACTCAGGAATATCTGGCTTTACAATACTCACAAGGCTTGTTCTGGAATTTGTTAAGATATTAGGAGATTTTCCAGGCTTGCTAGCAAAATGTTCAGGACTTGAGGACTTAGAGATCATCGGGTGCTATGGTGTGCACAACTTAATCGTACCACACAAACTCGATAAACTTCAACATTTGCTGATTGCCGGAATGGACATCCAGATGGTTGAGTTTCATGCTACTGATCTTGCTCATTTTGAGTACAAAGGGCGAGTGATCCCTATAGTGCTTAATGGTTGCTCGAAAATAGAGAAGGCAACAATGAAGTTTAATGGCACTAAAGCACTGGCACATGCATTCACTGCAGTTCCAAGCATTTTGCCAGTGAAGGCGTTACATCTGCAAGCTTTCATATCAAAATATGCACAG TTGCAGAAGCTGCCAACAAGACAACAGGGAATGTTTTTGCATTCGAGGCATATGACTTGTCAATTAATTGTCAACTCTAACGACCCAAATGGTGATAATGGAGTTCTTCAACTGGCCAATTGTTTGGATGTTGCACCCGGACTGGAGTCATTGCACTTGCAT TTTGACTACAAGCTTCCAATGGAGATGATGTGTAAGATGTCCAGTGGTTGCtccagcggtgaggtggcggatatGCGCCGCCATGATCATCTCAAGACGGTCTTCATGAGCGGGTTTCGTTGTTACAAGGCTCAGATTGAGCTGGCATTCTGTATCTTGGGAAATGCTTCTGTTCTTGAGCAGCTGATAATAGAACCAAGGATCAGAGACACAGTATGGCGGTCAGGTGATTTTTCTGCGTGGAATACCGGCCTCAAAGAAACTTTACCGTGGATCTGTGAGTGGGCACAGCTCACCTCGAAGCGCTTTGGTAAGGTGATCAACGTCTTAGGTGCCCCCCTTCACA CGATGGAGGCTTCTTTGGCCGGGCAAGACACAGGGTCTCTTCAGCACCATCATTAG